One genomic segment of Nitratidesulfovibrio sp. includes these proteins:
- a CDS encoding hemerythrin family protein, whose translation MRHVEWSNRFSVGVPELDAQHARIIELLNDMAEAAANPEEGSRLRAVLSGLKAHAAAHFSAEEAVVRQVAPELLAYHQGEHLKFLSRVREFTLALDADDHPPMLPLEMFHFLKSWFEDHILGVDMQYAARLRHGTSEQAELVGQGGQVELVGQGGTTE comes from the coding sequence ATGCGTCACGTGGAGTGGTCCAACCGGTTCAGCGTGGGCGTGCCTGAACTGGACGCCCAGCATGCCCGCATCATCGAACTGCTGAACGACATGGCCGAGGCCGCCGCCAACCCCGAGGAAGGCAGCCGCCTGCGCGCCGTGCTGTCCGGCCTGAAGGCCCATGCCGCCGCGCACTTTTCGGCGGAAGAAGCCGTGGTGCGCCAGGTGGCGCCGGAACTGTTGGCCTATCATCAGGGCGAACACCTGAAATTTCTTTCGCGGGTGCGCGAATTCACCCTGGCCCTCGATGCCGACGACCACCCGCCCATGCTGCCGTTGGAGATGTTCCACTTCCTGAAGTCGTGGTTCGAGGACCACATTCTGGGCGTGGACATGCAGTACGCGGCGCGGCTGCGGCACGGCACGAGCGAACAGGCCGAACTGGTCGGGCAGGGCGGGCAGGTCGAACTGGTCGGGCAGGGCGGCACGACGGAATAG
- a CDS encoding FlxA-like family protein: MMDGIGTAQGLLGLGGFTQATGTAGTAATGSTSTGSAMSGTETTTTSSGDTVTISDEARRKAALLGESGGSGKSGSSDAAQALQSEVSQSDISSAESEVSDLRQSLSEAEDELAELQDDTDMDEETKQEQVQLMQAKITMLESQISQALTEKSELEEQQQEAEQGGDDATATAEAETGEE; the protein is encoded by the coding sequence ATGATGGATGGCATCGGCACCGCGCAGGGACTGTTGGGCCTTGGCGGCTTCACGCAGGCAACGGGAACGGCGGGGACGGCGGCCACCGGCTCCACTTCTACTGGTTCCGCCATGTCCGGAACGGAAACAACCACCACCAGCAGCGGCGACACCGTGACCATCTCGGACGAGGCGCGCCGCAAGGCAGCCCTGCTTGGCGAGTCCGGCGGGTCGGGCAAGTCCGGCAGTTCGGATGCCGCCCAGGCCCTGCAGAGCGAGGTTTCGCAGTCGGACATCTCGTCGGCGGAATCCGAGGTATCGGACCTGCGCCAGAGCCTCAGCGAAGCGGAGGACGAACTGGCCGAATTGCAGGACGACACCGACATGGACGAGGAAACCAAGCAGGAACAGGTCCAGTTGATGCAGGCCAAGATTACCATGCTGGAAAGCCAGATTTCGCAGGCCCTGACCGAAAAGTCCGAGTTGGAGGAGCAGCAGCAGGAAGCCGAGCAGGGCGGCGACGACGCAACCGCCACGGCGGAGGCGGAAACCGGAGAAGAATAG
- a CDS encoding fumarate hydratase: MRRIPATRVVEEVARLCVECNRYLPKDVRWAFCKAQAAEDSDVAKEVFRQLLENADLAATTGLPLCQDTGLAVFFVELGEDCRVDGMTLREAITEGVRIGYAEGFLRKSACDPLTRKNTGDNTPAVIHMDLVPGDRLRIAFMAKGGGSENMSRVTMLAPAQGWQGIKDFVVQRVREAGPNPCPPTIIGVGVGGTFDYAPILAKKALLRPLTDIHPDPDMAAKEAELLAAINELGIGPMGLGGKATCLGVKMAFAPCHLASLPLAVNVQCHSARHGEIEL, encoded by the coding sequence ATGCGCCGCATACCGGCGACACGAGTTGTGGAGGAAGTGGCGCGGCTGTGCGTGGAGTGCAACCGCTACCTGCCCAAGGATGTGCGGTGGGCCTTCTGCAAGGCGCAGGCGGCGGAGGACAGCGACGTCGCCAAAGAGGTGTTCCGGCAACTGCTGGAAAACGCCGACCTTGCGGCCACCACCGGCCTGCCGCTGTGTCAGGACACGGGGCTGGCCGTCTTTTTCGTGGAACTGGGCGAGGACTGTCGCGTGGACGGCATGACCCTGCGCGAGGCCATCACCGAGGGTGTGCGCATCGGCTATGCCGAGGGCTTTCTGCGCAAGTCCGCCTGCGACCCCCTGACCCGCAAGAACACCGGCGACAACACCCCGGCGGTCATCCACATGGACCTTGTGCCCGGCGATCGGCTGCGCATTGCCTTCATGGCCAAGGGCGGCGGCAGCGAGAACATGTCGCGCGTGACCATGCTGGCCCCCGCGCAGGGGTGGCAGGGCATCAAGGACTTTGTGGTGCAGCGCGTGCGCGAGGCGGGGCCGAACCCCTGCCCACCCACCATCATCGGCGTGGGCGTGGGCGGCACCTTCGACTATGCGCCCATCCTGGCAAAAAAGGCGCTGCTGCGCCCGCTGACGGACATCCACCCCGACCCGGACATGGCCGCCAAGGAAGCGGAACTGCTGGCCGCCATCAACGAACTGGGCATCGGCCCCATGGGCCTTGGCGGCAAGGCCACCTGTCTTGGCGTGAAGATGGCTTTTGCCCCGTGCCATCTGGCCAGCCTGCCGCTGGCCGTGAACGTGCAGTGTCATTCGGCCCGGCACGGCGAGATAGAACTGTAG
- a CDS encoding exodeoxyribonuclease III, producing MLLKLYSWNVNGIRALSGKPEWNWFAGCDGHIVGLQETKAEPEQVPAAHRDPEGWKAWWLASQVKKGYSGVAVFSRIEPLAVHLDMPDSQWQGEGRCIHLEFPAFHYFNIYFPNGGQGEERLRYKLGFYDAFLNHAETLRRHKPIVVCGDFNTAHRPIDLARPKDNEDISGFLPIERAWLDRFTAAGYVDTFRLVQGDTPHAYSWWSYKTRARERNVGWRIDYFFVSEELRGAVRDAWIDMHVMGSDHCPVGLALDVDM from the coding sequence GTGCTGCTCAAGCTGTATTCCTGGAACGTCAACGGCATCCGCGCGCTGAGCGGCAAGCCGGAATGGAACTGGTTCGCCGGGTGCGACGGCCACATCGTGGGCCTTCAGGAAACCAAGGCCGAGCCGGAACAGGTGCCCGCCGCCCACCGCGACCCGGAGGGCTGGAAGGCGTGGTGGCTGGCCTCGCAGGTGAAGAAGGGCTACTCCGGGGTGGCCGTGTTCAGCCGCATCGAGCCGCTGGCCGTGCATCTGGACATGCCGGACTCGCAATGGCAGGGCGAAGGCCGATGCATCCATCTGGAATTTCCGGCCTTCCACTACTTCAACATCTACTTCCCCAACGGCGGGCAGGGCGAGGAACGGCTGCGCTACAAGCTGGGCTTCTACGACGCCTTCCTGAACCACGCAGAAACGCTGCGCCGCCACAAGCCCATCGTGGTCTGCGGCGACTTCAACACCGCGCACAGGCCCATCGATCTCGCGCGCCCCAAGGACAACGAGGACATTTCCGGCTTCCTGCCCATCGAACGGGCATGGCTGGACCGCTTCACGGCGGCGGGCTACGTGGACACCTTCCGGCTGGTGCAGGGCGACACGCCCCACGCCTACTCGTGGTGGTCGTACAAGACCCGCGCCCGCGAACGGAACGTGGGCTGGCGCATCGACTATTTCTTCGTGTCCGAGGAACTGCGCGGCGCGGTGCGCGACGCGTGGATAGACATGCACGTCATGGGGTCAGACCACTGCCCGGTGGGGCTGGCGCTGGACGTGGACATGTAG
- a CDS encoding DUF4435 domain-containing protein, whose product MGYVEELREGRRRGVAAFLEFSTSFDRESMLLHCFFEGDDELYYGVRIDSVRRERYRAYSCAGKAQVLLVRKLIRENETFSTARVFFFVDRDYDELNIDDECVYCLPCHSIENLYADYFSVEKILLRDFNLKIKSSSFFSCSSLFIELFEEFVVAMVEFTCWLSIHSKKEKLAGVRALNLNNYGAHRFVDISLDGVKKKYNVEIIKELFSNAHEISPDEINAEKATNKRNPSCFVRGKFVAEFLMKFFNLLIEESSSDRYKIFTDGKVRKRPLVQNVISEFSQYAKTPPCLVKFLTQHI is encoded by the coding sequence ATGGGCTATGTCGAAGAACTTCGCGAAGGTCGTAGGCGCGGTGTTGCGGCTTTTCTGGAGTTTTCAACATCTTTCGATAGGGAAAGCATGCTGTTGCATTGTTTTTTTGAGGGGGACGATGAGCTATATTATGGCGTTAGAATTGATAGCGTGCGTAGAGAGCGTTATAGGGCTTATAGTTGCGCGGGTAAGGCGCAGGTGTTGCTGGTTAGGAAGTTAATACGTGAAAATGAAACTTTCAGCACAGCGAGAGTGTTTTTTTTTGTTGATAGAGACTATGATGAATTGAATATTGACGATGAATGTGTGTATTGTTTGCCATGCCACTCTATTGAAAATCTTTACGCTGATTATTTTTCTGTTGAAAAGATACTCTTAAGAGATTTTAATCTAAAAATAAAATCTAGCAGCTTTTTTAGTTGTTCTTCTTTGTTTATTGAATTGTTTGAGGAGTTTGTTGTCGCGATGGTTGAATTCACGTGTTGGTTGTCGATCCATTCGAAAAAAGAAAAATTGGCAGGCGTTAGAGCGTTAAATCTTAATAATTATGGTGCGCATAGATTTGTAGATATCTCTTTGGATGGTGTTAAGAAAAAGTACAATGTCGAAATAATAAAAGAATTGTTTAGCAACGCGCATGAAATATCACCTGATGAAATTAATGCTGAAAAGGCAACCAATAAGCGTAACCCATCTTGTTTTGTTAGGGGCAAATTTGTTGCAGAATTTTTAATGAAATTTTTCAATCTCTTAATCGAAGAGTCTTCATCTGATAGGTACAAAATATTTACGGATGGAAAAGTTCGGAAAAGGCCCTTGGTTCAAAATGTAATTTCAGAATTTTCACAGTATGCTAAGACACCACCATGCTTGGTTAAATTTTTGACACAACATATCTGA
- a CDS encoding succinate dehydrogenase/fumarate reductase cytochrome b subunit, with protein METDCIGPARPRSRADGWLDWVQMATGAALALFACMHMIFLSSVLFGAGALNGLSAVMDALHLETVGGVCIAIVFCVHATVAARKIPFKAAQAVTAWRHARLLHHPETWAWVAQVATAFILAVFITIHIWTGLTDLPVQALKSAVRVQHGGWFWVFLLVLPALALHLVIGAWRAGVKWGVITRENRAAITRKGLYLIAGFLCLSLLPLLRFRLLPLE; from the coding sequence ATGGAAACGGACTGCATCGGCCCGGCCCGGCCACGATCCCGTGCCGACGGCTGGCTCGACTGGGTGCAGATGGCCACGGGGGCGGCGCTGGCGCTGTTCGCCTGCATGCACATGATCTTTCTTTCCAGCGTGCTGTTCGGCGCGGGTGCCCTGAACGGGCTTTCCGCCGTCATGGACGCGCTGCATCTGGAAACCGTGGGCGGCGTGTGCATCGCCATCGTGTTCTGCGTCCACGCCACGGTGGCCGCCCGCAAGATTCCCTTCAAGGCCGCGCAGGCCGTCACCGCCTGGCGTCACGCCCGCCTGCTGCACCACCCGGAAACCTGGGCCTGGGTCGCGCAGGTGGCCACCGCGTTCATCCTTGCGGTGTTCATCACCATCCACATCTGGACGGGGCTTACCGATCTGCCGGTGCAGGCGCTGAAAAGCGCCGTGCGCGTGCAGCATGGCGGCTGGTTTTGGGTGTTTCTGCTGGTGCTGCCCGCGCTGGCGCTGCATCTGGTCATCGGGGCGTGGCGCGCCGGGGTGAAGTGGGGCGTCATCACCCGCGAGAACCGCGCTGCCATCACCCGCAAGGGCCTGTACCTGATTGCCGGGTTCCTGTGCCTGTCGCTGCTCCCCCTGCTGCGTTTCCGGCTGCTGCCGCTGGAATAG
- a CDS encoding Fe-S-containing hydro-lyase produces the protein MATHHLTTPLTDEAVAQLRSGDVVFLSGTIYTARDAAHRRLAESLDRGEDLPFDLRGAVIYYVGPSPAPPGRPIGSAGPTTSYRMDSYAPRLHALGLKATIGKGRRNTEVRDALKEHTAVYLGATGGAGALLSQCITAATVIAYDDLGPEAIRELTVKDFPLLVINDCVGGELYV, from the coding sequence ATGGCTACCCACCACCTTACCACCCCCCTGACCGACGAGGCCGTGGCGCAACTGCGCAGCGGCGACGTGGTCTTTCTGTCCGGCACCATCTACACCGCGCGCGATGCGGCCCACCGCCGTCTGGCCGAATCGCTGGATCGGGGCGAAGACCTGCCCTTCGACCTGCGCGGCGCGGTGATCTACTACGTTGGCCCCAGCCCGGCCCCGCCCGGACGGCCCATCGGCTCTGCCGGTCCCACCACCAGCTACCGCATGGACAGCTACGCCCCGCGCCTGCACGCGCTGGGGCTGAAGGCAACCATAGGCAAAGGACGCCGCAACACCGAAGTGCGCGACGCCCTGAAAGAACATACTGCCGTCTACCTGGGGGCGACAGGCGGCGCGGGCGCGCTGCTTTCGCAGTGCATCACTGCCGCCACCGTCATCGCCTACGACGACCTTGGTCCGGAAGCCATCCGTGAATTGACCGTGAAGGATTTCCCCCTGCTGGTCATTAATGACTGTGTGGGTGGGGAGTTGTATGTGTGA
- a CDS encoding EAL domain-containing protein: MSDQKGQDSAENVWHAAATGHGQAPDPVDVHAPRPGGTPHDAGSDTLPDLPPATAPLSAVTPDHPPHAAPRISPDAGPFDDAPSRARHAVPFPHAPSPLPEGDTAQSFRVLADHLADWESWEDTAGKVVFVTPACQRITGYSLESFRANARFIEGIMHPEDLPLWRKHREMMASGAEMVEVEVRVRTQDGRERWLACTSRRLHDADGASLGVRFSGRDVTDRKIMLTQMKHQAWHDPLTGLPNRALCLDRIDRSLHRARRGADNVCAVAFLDLDRFKVVNDSMGNAAGDQVLREVARRLAENIRTIDTVSRLGSDEFILLLDEVRSEEEALVTVRRICTSLEPPLEVAGRQIRISASVGVVVNRGGGNADEMLRNANIAMHHVKEHGGDGMAVFQPSMLEQAMNLMQLEIDLHRALDNNEFFLVYQPIMSLHDRKLTGFEALVRWNHPERGIVGPSEFIPVSESTGQIHQMGRWVLAEACRALAAWREQQASMRGVVMHVNLSARQLSQPGLVEQVAAVLRETGLPARCLKLEVTETMLMENPDYANLVLRRLKEIGVRLCIDDFGTGYSSLSYLQQFPIDTLKVDQSFVARMCREPGHFKIVQAVVALAHSLGLDVVAEGVEEEEQRIMLSELSCEGGQGYLFSRPVPGEDVPGLFVDRPKGH, encoded by the coding sequence GTGAGCGACCAGAAGGGACAGGACTCTGCGGAGAACGTGTGGCACGCCGCAGCCACCGGGCATGGCCAGGCGCCGGACCCGGTGGATGTTCACGCCCCGCGCCCCGGCGGCACGCCGCATGATGCCGGGTCCGACACCCTGCCCGACCTGCCCCCGGCCACCGCGCCTCTTTCCGCTGTGACCCCCGACCATCCCCCCCATGCTGCCCCTCGCATTTCTCCGGACGCCGGGCCGTTCGACGATGCCCCCTCCCGCGCCCGCCATGCCGTGCCCTTTCCGCATGCCCCGTCCCCCCTGCCCGAGGGCGACACCGCGCAGAGCTTCCGCGTGCTGGCCGATCACCTGGCCGACTGGGAAAGCTGGGAGGACACCGCCGGCAAGGTGGTGTTCGTCACCCCCGCCTGCCAGCGCATCACCGGCTATTCCCTGGAGTCGTTCCGCGCCAACGCCCGGTTCATCGAGGGCATCATGCACCCCGAAGACCTGCCCCTGTGGCGCAAGCACCGCGAGATGATGGCATCCGGGGCCGAAATGGTGGAGGTGGAGGTGCGCGTGCGCACCCAGGACGGTCGCGAACGCTGGCTGGCCTGCACCAGCCGCCGCCTGCACGACGCCGACGGCGCGTCCCTGGGGGTGCGCTTCAGCGGGCGCGACGTGACCGACCGCAAGATCATGCTCACCCAGATGAAGCACCAGGCCTGGCATGACCCGCTCACCGGGTTGCCCAACCGTGCCCTGTGCCTGGACCGCATCGACCGTTCGCTGCACCGCGCCCGGCGCGGCGCGGACAACGTGTGCGCCGTGGCCTTCCTGGACCTGGACCGCTTCAAGGTGGTCAACGATTCCATGGGCAACGCCGCGGGCGACCAGGTGCTGCGCGAGGTGGCCCGGCGTCTGGCCGAGAACATCCGCACCATCGACACCGTGTCGCGCCTGGGCAGCGACGAATTCATCCTGCTGCTGGACGAGGTGCGCTCCGAAGAAGAGGCCCTGGTCACGGTGCGGCGCATCTGCACCTCGCTCGAGCCGCCGCTGGAAGTGGCGGGCCGCCAGATCCGCATTTCCGCCAGCGTGGGCGTGGTGGTGAACCGGGGCGGCGGCAACGCCGACGAAATGCTGCGCAACGCCAACATCGCCATGCACCACGTGAAGGAACACGGCGGCGACGGCATGGCGGTGTTCCAGCCTTCCATGCTCGAACAGGCCATGAACCTGATGCAGTTGGAAATCGACCTGCACCGGGCGCTGGACAACAACGAATTCTTCCTGGTCTACCAGCCCATCATGTCGCTGCACGACCGCAAGCTGACCGGGTTCGAGGCGCTGGTGCGCTGGAACCACCCGGAGCGGGGCATCGTGGGGCCGTCGGAATTCATTCCCGTCTCCGAGTCCACCGGGCAGATCCACCAGATGGGCCGCTGGGTGCTGGCCGAGGCGTGCCGCGCCCTTGCCGCCTGGCGCGAACAGCAGGCCAGCATGCGCGGCGTGGTCATGCACGTGAACCTTTCGGCGCGGCAGCTTTCGCAGCCGGGCCTGGTCGAGCAGGTGGCCGCCGTGCTGCGCGAAACCGGCCTGCCCGCACGGTGCCTGAAGCTGGAAGTGACCGAAACCATGCTGATGGAAAACCCGGACTACGCCAACCTGGTGTTGCGCAGGCTGAAGGAAATCGGCGTGCGGCTGTGCATCGACGACTTCGGCACCGGGTATTCCTCGCTCAGCTACCTGCAACAGTTCCCCATCGACACCCTGAAGGTGGACCAGAGCTTCGTGGCGCGCATGTGCCGCGAGCCGGGGCACTTCAAGATCGTGCAGGCCGTTGTGGCGCTGGCGCACAGCCTTGGCCTGGACGTGGTGGCCGAAGGCGTGGAGGAAGAGGAACAGCGCATCATGCTGTCCGAACTTTCGTGCGAGGGCGGCCAGGGCTACCTGTTCTCGCGTCCCGTGCCGGGCGAGGACGTGCCCGGCTTGTTCGTGGATCGGCCCAAGGGACACTGA
- a CDS encoding fumarate reductase flavoprotein subunit has translation MQIIHTDLLTIGAGLAGERCAIEVAGAGFSVVCLSLVPARRSHSVAAQGGMQAALGNAIMGDGDSPDVHFLDTVKGSDWGADQEVARMFVEAAPIEMRRLAHWGVPWNRVVAGTHTYWKGGKPFDATEKAENHGLIHSRAFGGTAKWRTCYASDGAGHAVLYTMDNRAAQLGVTVHDRSEAVSLIHDGETCHGAIVRCLRTGELRAYLARATLVASGGYGRIYRASTNAIICEGTGLSLALDTGVAKLGNMEAVQFHPTGTVPTDILVTEGCRGDGGTLLDRDDYRFMPDYEPDKAELASRDVVSRRMIEHMRTGKGVQSPYGEHLWLDIRHLGEQHIRTKLREVDEICQNFLGIDPLHQLIPVRPTQHYSMGGVRTDKTGAAYGLKGLFSAGESACWDLHGFNRLGGNSLAETVVAGGIVGRNIAEFLQGYDTAFSTAHVREAAARDDARIKRIVSGADGKESVYAVREAMYDILERAAYVFRNGKDLTWGVQALQEVHERAQHIGLASDGVGANAELALAIRMPGMVRLALCVCHGALMRTESRGSHTREDFPERNDRDWLNRTLASWRPGADLPHLEYEPATSYVELPPGDRGYGGGKIIPAAS, from the coding sequence ATGCAGATCATCCATACCGACCTTCTGACCATCGGCGCGGGCCTTGCCGGAGAGCGCTGCGCCATCGAAGTGGCGGGCGCGGGCTTTTCCGTGGTCTGTCTCTCCCTGGTGCCCGCGCGGCGTTCGCATTCCGTGGCGGCGCAGGGCGGCATGCAGGCGGCCCTTGGCAATGCCATCATGGGCGACGGCGACAGCCCCGACGTGCACTTTCTGGATACCGTGAAAGGCTCCGACTGGGGCGCGGACCAGGAAGTGGCCCGCATGTTCGTGGAAGCGGCCCCCATCGAAATGCGCCGCCTGGCCCACTGGGGGGTGCCGTGGAACCGCGTCGTCGCGGGCACGCACACCTACTGGAAGGGCGGCAAGCCCTTCGACGCCACCGAAAAGGCCGAAAACCACGGGCTGATCCACTCGCGCGCCTTCGGCGGCACGGCCAAGTGGCGCACCTGCTACGCATCGGACGGGGCAGGCCACGCGGTGCTGTACACCATGGACAACCGCGCCGCGCAGCTTGGCGTGACCGTGCATGACCGGTCGGAAGCCGTTTCCCTGATCCACGACGGCGAAACCTGCCACGGGGCCATCGTGCGCTGCCTGCGCACCGGCGAACTGCGCGCCTACCTCGCGCGGGCCACGCTGGTGGCATCCGGCGGGTACGGGCGCATCTACCGCGCCTCCACCAACGCCATCATCTGCGAAGGCACGGGCCTGTCGCTGGCGCTGGATACCGGCGTGGCCAAGCTGGGCAACATGGAGGCCGTGCAGTTTCACCCCACCGGCACCGTGCCCACCGACATCCTGGTCACCGAAGGCTGCCGGGGCGACGGCGGCACCCTGCTGGACCGCGACGACTACCGCTTCATGCCCGACTACGAGCCGGACAAGGCGGAACTGGCCTCTCGCGACGTGGTTTCGCGCCGCATGATCGAGCACATGCGCACCGGCAAGGGCGTGCAAAGCCCTTACGGCGAACACCTGTGGCTGGACATCCGGCATCTGGGCGAGCAGCACATCCGCACCAAGCTGCGCGAGGTGGACGAAATCTGCCAGAACTTCCTGGGCATCGATCCGCTGCACCAGCTCATCCCCGTGCGGCCCACCCAGCACTATTCCATGGGCGGCGTGCGCACCGACAAGACCGGCGCGGCCTATGGCCTGAAGGGCCTGTTCAGCGCGGGCGAATCCGCCTGCTGGGACCTGCACGGCTTCAACCGTCTGGGCGGCAACTCGCTGGCGGAAACCGTGGTGGCGGGCGGCATTGTGGGCCGCAACATTGCGGAATTCCTGCAAGGGTACGACACGGCCTTCTCCACCGCGCATGTGCGCGAGGCGGCGGCGCGGGATGATGCGCGCATCAAGCGCATCGTTTCCGGCGCAGATGGCAAGGAAAGCGTCTACGCCGTGCGCGAGGCCATGTACGACATCCTGGAACGGGCGGCCTACGTGTTCCGCAACGGCAAGGACCTGACCTGGGGCGTGCAGGCGTTGCAAGAGGTGCACGAACGGGCGCAGCACATCGGCCTTGCCTCCGACGGGGTGGGGGCCAACGCGGAACTGGCGCTGGCCATCCGCATGCCGGGCATGGTGCGGCTGGCGCTGTGCGTGTGCCATGGCGCGCTGATGCGCACCGAAAGCCGCGGCTCGCATACCCGCGAGGACTTCCCGGAACGCAACGACCGCGACTGGTTGAACCGCACGCTGGCTTCGTGGCGACCGGGGGCGGATTTGCCGCACCTGGAGTACGAACCGGCCACCAGTTATGTCGAGTTGCCTCCCGGTGATCGCGGGTATGGCGGCGGCAAGATCATTCCGGCAGCTTCCTGA
- a CDS encoding fumarate reductase iron-sulfur subunit, whose translation MQRSLTFNIFRHNPQDPASVPHMDTYKLDETDSMTLFIALHRLREEQDPSLKFDFCCRAGVCGSCAMVINGRPGLACHTKTRDLPDTITLLPLPVFKLVGDLAVDTGTWFRAMYQRTESWIHTRAEFEPAAQEARMENEVANAIYELDRCIECGCCVAACGTANLRPDFLAPAGFIRVARFAADPRDQRTDADFYEIIGSDEGIFGCMGLLACEDVCPKHLPLQNQLGYLRRKMGLTVLKKLLPFGG comes from the coding sequence ATGCAACGCTCGCTGACCTTCAACATCTTCCGCCACAACCCGCAGGACCCGGCGTCCGTGCCGCACATGGACACCTACAAGCTGGACGAGACGGACAGCATGACGCTGTTCATCGCCCTGCACCGCCTGCGCGAAGAACAGGACCCCTCGCTGAAGTTCGACTTCTGCTGCCGCGCCGGGGTGTGCGGCTCGTGCGCCATGGTCATCAACGGGCGGCCCGGTCTTGCCTGCCACACCAAGACGCGCGACCTGCCGGACACCATCACCCTGTTGCCCCTGCCGGTGTTCAAGCTGGTGGGCGACCTGGCGGTGGATACGGGCACGTGGTTCCGCGCCATGTACCAGCGCACCGAATCGTGGATTCACACCCGCGCGGAATTCGAGCCCGCCGCGCAGGAAGCGCGCATGGAAAACGAGGTGGCCAACGCCATCTATGAACTGGACCGGTGCATCGAATGCGGCTGCTGCGTGGCCGCCTGCGGCACCGCCAACCTGCGGCCCGACTTCCTGGCCCCGGCAGGGTTCATCCGCGTGGCGCGCTTTGCCGCCGACCCGCGCGACCAGCGCACCGACGCGGACTTCTACGAGATCATCGGTTCCGACGAGGGCATCTTTGGCTGCATGGGCCTGCTGGCCTGCGAGGATGTCTGTCCCAAGCATCTGCCGTTGCAGAACCAGTTGGGCTATCTGCGGCGCAAGATGGGCCTGACCGTGCTGAAAAAGCTGCTGCCGTTCGGGGGGTAG
- a CDS encoding AAA family ATPase: protein MMNSKFKIPVQHRIESVDINGLFGRRSYRIIFDGGIRIIVGENGSGKTTILNIVHAAITGNVNKLLRYDFKSVKVNYVDGGKYDFVPKAYKRSGKDVSNVSKIFESFRHLLSTDDYYVLSRFIDHGFVSDIHKKRIYHMMDKYPHIAGVVMEHFELFSGGKGQSVQGRGVKCIDKNSVLYFPTYRRIEDDLSKIGVEGGVKGKFASIEFGMGDVVSMIDEMTSNIKTSSVAQFHDVSGDMLNNLASGEAEIDKISFMADVKNIDVVMARLGKRINHDAISLIKESISTGEIFSDKYFTIAFLLGKLLSAYSKQKDKDDSINGFCNSCNKFLVNKYFDYNLHDVEVDIRRTDNASKISLEDLSSGEKQVVSMMSKVFLGSGAPYVFMIDEPELSLSMKWQKMLLEEIVKSGKCSDLFVITHSPFIFDNELDFYAKDIEEFVV from the coding sequence ATGATGAATTCGAAATTTAAAATTCCAGTTCAGCATAGAATTGAGTCTGTTGATATAAATGGTCTATTTGGGAGAAGGAGTTACCGAATTATATTTGATGGAGGAATTAGAATTATTGTTGGTGAAAATGGATCTGGAAAAACAACAATACTAAATATTGTTCATGCAGCAATAACTGGAAATGTAAATAAGCTGCTACGATATGATTTTAAGAGTGTAAAAGTAAATTATGTAGATGGGGGAAAATACGATTTTGTACCAAAGGCTTATAAACGTAGCGGTAAGGATGTGTCGAATGTGAGTAAGATTTTTGAAAGTTTTAGGCACTTGCTGTCAACAGATGATTATTATGTGCTGTCAAGATTTATAGATCATGGGTTTGTTTCAGATATACACAAGAAAAGAATATATCACATGATGGATAAATACCCTCATATTGCTGGTGTTGTAATGGAGCATTTTGAATTGTTCTCTGGTGGTAAGGGGCAGAGTGTTCAAGGGAGAGGGGTGAAGTGTATTGACAAAAATAGTGTGTTGTATTTCCCGACGTATCGAAGGATCGAAGATGATTTGAGTAAAATAGGCGTCGAGGGAGGGGTGAAGGGTAAGTTTGCTTCGATCGAGTTTGGTATGGGTGACGTGGTTTCGATGATAGATGAGATGACTTCTAATATAAAGACCTCTTCCGTGGCTCAGTTTCATGACGTTTCGGGTGATATGCTTAATAACTTAGCTAGTGGCGAAGCGGAAATTGATAAAATTTCGTTTATGGCTGATGTAAAGAATATTGATGTTGTCATGGCACGGCTGGGGAAGAGAATTAATCATGACGCAATAAGTTTGATTAAAGAATCAATAAGCACAGGGGAAATATTTTCAGATAAATACTTCACGATAGCTTTTTTGCTCGGGAAATTGCTTTCTGCATATTCAAAGCAAAAGGATAAAGACGATTCAATTAACGGGTTTTGCAATTCGTGCAACAAGTTTTTGGTAAATAAGTATTTTGATTACAACTTGCATGACGTGGAAGTTGATATCAGAAGGACGGATAATGCTTCTAAAATATCCCTGGAGGATTTATCTTCTGGTGAGAAACAGGTGGTTTCTATGATGTCTAAAGTTTTTTTAGGTTCAGGTGCCCCATATGTGTTTATGATTGATGAGCCAGAGCTTTCATTGTCGATGAAATGGCAGAAGATGTTGCTAGAGGAGATTGTTAAATCTGGAAAGTGCTCTGATTTGTTTGTAATAACGCACTCGCCTTTTATTTTTGACAATGAGCTTGATTTCTACGCAAAAGATATTGAAGAGTTCGTGGTGTAG